CGACTGCTTCTCGGTCAGGATCTGCTTCGCCTTGTCATAGGCTTCCTGCACGAGACGGCGCACTTCCGCGTCGATCGTCTGCTGCGTTTCCTCTGACAGGGACTGCTGACGACCGAGAGAATAGCCCAGGAACTGCTCTTGCTGAGGTTCAGCGTAAGCGACCGTTCCCAGCTTGTCCGAGAAGCCGAGCTGCGTGATCATCGCCCGGGCCACCCGCGTACATTGCTGGATGTCGCTCGCCGCGCCGGACGTCACCTTGTCGTGGCCGAACACCAGCTCCTCCGCCACGCGGCCGCCCATGGCGATCGCCAGCATCGCCGTCAGCTGCTCATAGGTCTGCGAGATCTGGTCGCGCTCGGGAAGGCCCTGCACCATGCCCAGCGCACGGCCGCGCGGGATGATCGTCGCCTTGTGGATCGGCATCGCCCCCGGAACTGTGAGCTGAACCAGCGCATGGCCGCCTTCATGATAGGCCGTGAGCTTCTTTTCCTCTTCCGTCATGGAGAGGGTTCGACGCTCGGCGCCCATCAGGATCTTGTCGCGCGCGTCCTCGAACTCCTGCTTCGTGACGATGCGCTTCGAGCGGCGCGCGGCCAGCAGCGCGGCCTCGTTGACGAGGTTCATCAGATCGGCGCCCGAGAAACCCGGCGTGCCGCGCGCGACAACCTTCAGATCCACATGCGGCGCCAGCGGCACCTTGCGGGCGTGAACCTTCAGGATCTTCTCGCGACCGATGAAGTCGGGATTCGGAACCTGAATCTGCCGATCGAAACGGCCTGGACGCATCAGCGCCGGATCGAGCACGTCGGGGCGGTTCGTCGCGGCGATGAGGATGATGCCCTCATTCGCTTCGAAGCCGTCCATCTCGACGAGCAACTGGTTCAATGTCTGCTCGCGTTCGTCATTGCCGCCGCCGAGGCCCGCGCCGCGATGACGGCCGACCGCGTCGATTTCGTCGACGAAGATGATGCAGGGCGCGTTCTTCTTGGCCTGCTCGAACATGTCGCGCACGCGGCTGGCGCCGACGCCGACGAACATTTCGACGAAGTCGGAGCCCGAGATCGAGAAGAAGGGCACGCCCGCTTCGCCGGCGATGGCGCGCGCCAGCAGGGTTTTACCCGTGCCGGGCGGGCCGACCAGCAGCACGCCGCGCGGAATGCGGCCGCCCAGCCGCTGGAACTTGCCCGGATCGCGCAGGAACTCGACGATTTCCTGCAAGTCCTCCTTGGCCTCGTCCACGCCTGCGACGTCTTCAAACGTCACCTTGCCAGACATCTCCGTAACAAGTTTCGCTTTCGATTTCCCGAGTCCCGTTGATCGGATACCGCTGAGCCCGCCGGTTTGCGAGAGACGCCAGAGGTAAGCCCAAATCGCGATTAAGATAATTGGTAACCCGATTGTCAGAGCAGTCCACCAAAACCGTGTCCCTGCGCTTTCAGGCCTTACTGTGATTTCGACGTGAGAACTTAAAAGCCTCTCAGATACGTTTGTGTGCGGCGGCGAGTAAGTTTGGAAGGTGCGGTTATCGGTGAAGTGACCGGTTATTTTCTGACCGGAAAGAGTGACATCATGGATGCGACCTTCGTGCAGTTGGGATAAGAAATTGCTATAGGTCATCTCTAGACCAACGTTCTTGCGCTGGCTTTGAAGGTAGAACGTCGAAACCAGCAGACCAACGACGACGCAAAAGAAGATCCATGGCGATAGACGCTTCCATACGGAATTCATAATGCACCCCTTAGCGCTGATCGGGTCTTGGCTCTTGCTTGTGCTTGGTGGTTCGCTACTCTGCGGTCGCTAAAAATCGGATCGTGGGCTAACGGTCGTTAAGTCCCCTCTCGGCCTGGGAACCGCCGAGAGGGGTAAACATCCCTGGGAGCAATGGATACATTCCCCGTGCTGACTTTCGTTAGGAGGTCCGACGGACAACGCGGGGAACAGGCATTACTCGCCAGTAAGAAGGGCGACGCCTTCCTTGCCGAGCAGTCGATGGACGTTCAGCAGGAGCTGCAACACGACGCCGAACACGCCGAGAGCCATCCAACCGAAGAACACGAAGCCCCAGTGCAGCGGAGCCACGAACAGCTCTTCCATGAACCAGAAGGTGTGGCCCCATTCATTGAGACCAACGTTCGGGATGATCATGAATGGGCCAATCGACACGATCAGATAGGCGAGCGAATAGCCCTTCGAGAAGTAGGGGATCCGCGTCTTCGCATGGAAGAAACAGCCAATCGCCAGGATCGAGTAGATCGGATAGCTCATGTAGAATTCGATGATATGCGACGGAGTGAAGTCGGTGTCGCGAATCACCGTCATATGCCAAGTGCCATCCTGCTCGGTGAAGAAGGAGGCGCCCCAGTAGATCGCCGCGGCGTAGCAGACGAGCCATTTCACATTATCGACGATGGAGCGCATCTCCTGACGCGGCGTGACGGTCGACATGTCGCGCACGCGGGTCTTCCAGAGATAGCCGGCGAGCGCCAGCCCTGAAATGAGCTCCAGCGGAATTTCCGTCCACAGGATCGACATCCAGTAGGTCTGGAACTCGGGCGCGAAGGAATCGAGCCCCGCGCGCCAGCCGTAGATTTGCTCGTAGATGCGCACGATCAGATAGAAGCTGTTGAGAAGAGCAAGTCCGATCCATAGGCCTCTGAGGTCAACGATTGGCTTGGCGTCGTCAGCCACGCCGACCGCAGTCTGCGTTGATATGCTCATTATTGATCCTCCGTTTTCCCGGGGGGAAACGTTTCCTCCGGTGACGCAAATGTGCTCGACCTTGCGATTGATTGCAGCTAGTCTGGTTAGACAATAATGATACCGGGTCTGCCAGCGCATCTGCCAGATTCGATACAAAGTTTGCCAACCAATCATTGGGGCGTGCCATGGATGTCGTAGTTCTCGGCTACCGCAACTGCATCGGATCGGCGTTTCTTGGCGCTTCCGACTTGCTCACGATGGGCCTCCGGATGCTCGCAAAGCCGACCAAACCGCTCCCATTTGAGGTTGTCACCGCCAGCTTCAGCGGAGAGCCATTCCAAGACGGAAAC
This region of Methylocystis iwaonis genomic DNA includes:
- the amoC gene encoding bacterial ammonia monooxygenase, subunit AmoC; translated protein: MSISTQTAVGVADDAKPIVDLRGLWIGLALLNSFYLIVRIYEQIYGWRAGLDSFAPEFQTYWMSILWTEIPLELISGLALAGYLWKTRVRDMSTVTPRQEMRSIVDNVKWLVCYAAAIYWGASFFTEQDGTWHMTVIRDTDFTPSHIIEFYMSYPIYSILAIGCFFHAKTRIPYFSKGYSLAYLIVSIGPFMIIPNVGLNEWGHTFWFMEELFVAPLHWGFVFFGWMALGVFGVVLQLLLNVHRLLGKEGVALLTGE
- the ftsH gene encoding ATP-dependent zinc metalloprotease FtsH; its protein translation is MNSVWKRLSPWIFFCVVVGLLVSTFYLQSQRKNVGLEMTYSNFLSQLHEGRIHDVTLSGQKITGHFTDNRTFQTYSPPHTNVSERLLSSHVEITVRPESAGTRFWWTALTIGLPIILIAIWAYLWRLSQTGGLSGIRSTGLGKSKAKLVTEMSGKVTFEDVAGVDEAKEDLQEIVEFLRDPGKFQRLGGRIPRGVLLVGPPGTGKTLLARAIAGEAGVPFFSISGSDFVEMFVGVGASRVRDMFEQAKKNAPCIIFVDEIDAVGRHRGAGLGGGNDEREQTLNQLLVEMDGFEANEGIILIAATNRPDVLDPALMRPGRFDRQIQVPNPDFIGREKILKVHARKVPLAPHVDLKVVARGTPGFSGADLMNLVNEAALLAARRSKRIVTKQEFEDARDKILMGAERRTLSMTEEEKKLTAYHEGGHALVQLTVPGAMPIHKATIIPRGRALGMVQGLPERDQISQTYEQLTAMLAIAMGGRVAEELVFGHDKVTSGAASDIQQCTRVARAMITQLGFSDKLGTVAYAEPQQEQFLGYSLGRQQSLSEETQQTIDAEVRRLVQEAYDKAKQILTEKQSQLDTLANGLLEFETLTGEEMRGLLQGKRPVRENMYGAPPDEGNLNPDPSKNSVSRANPQGAMEPLAAYRVGGEASLSADQSVG